The proteins below come from a single Benincasa hispida cultivar B227 chromosome 4, ASM972705v1, whole genome shotgun sequence genomic window:
- the LOC120076031 gene encoding transcription factor MYB24-like: MESIRRNVIRSCNNNDDNAAESEVRRGPWTIEEDTLLIHYIACHGEGHWNNLAKYSGLKRTGKSCRLRWLNYLKPDIKRGNLTPQEQLLILELHSKWGNRWSKIAQQLPGRTDNEIKNYWRTRVEKQAKQLKMESNSQKFLETVHHLWIPRLLQKMDQKPSSSTSSNYNPPSSEEALFQKPCGSSSSEPTIEANQSSILSCGGYYQWPESSESVSEEAGNNCDVQPLNNNGDFLQVDQLQLQLQHPFSFLGAACGGAEFDGQMAASDWVLEDDVAERFWNF, encoded by the exons ATGGAAAGTATTAGAAGAAATGTAATTAGAAGCTgcaataataatgatgataatgCAGCAGAAAGTGAGGTAAGAAGAGGCCCATGGACCATTGAAGAAGACACACTCCTTATTCACTACATTGCTTGTCATGGTGAAGGCCATTGGAATAACTTAGCCAAATATTCAG GCCTTAAGAGAACAGGAAAAAGCTGCAGATTGAGATGGCTAAACTACTTAAAACCCGACATCAAGCGTGGGAATCTAACCCCTCAAGAACAACTCCTCATCCTCGAACTCCATTCCAAGTGGGGGAACCG GTGGTCAAAGATTGCACAACAATTACCAGGAAGAACGGACAATGAGATAAAGAATTACTGGAGAACAAGAGTAGAAAAACAAGCAAAACAGctaaagatggaatcgaacAGCCAAAAATTCTTGGAGACAGTTCACCATTTGTGGATTCCGAGGTTGCTTCAAAAAATGGACCAAAAACCATCATCATCAACCTCCTCAAACTACAATCCTCCATCATCAGAAGAAGCTTTATTTCAAAAGCCATGTGGTTCATCCTCATCAGAACCCACCATAGAAGCCAATCAGAGCTCAATTCTGAGTTGTGGGGGTTATTATCAATGGCCAGAATCCTCTGAAAGTGTTTCAGAAGAGGCTGGGAATAATTGTGATGTGCAGCCACTGAATAATAATGGTGACTTTCTTCAGGTGGACCAATTACAACTACAACTACAACACCCATTTTCTTTCTTGGGTGCTGCTTGTGGAGGTGCAGAGTTTGATGGCCAGATGGCTGCATCTGATTGGGTTTTGGAGGATGATGTGGCAGAAAGATTCTGGAATTTCTAA